A window from Pseudomonas moraviensis encodes these proteins:
- the mreC gene encoding rod shape-determining protein MreC, which produces MKPLFTKGPSLGVRLLVLAVLAVALMVVDARFDLLKPARKQASLVLMDAYWITDLPGRLWEGVASQFGSRTELVAENEKLKTENLLLQGRMQKLAALTEQNVRLRELLNSSALVNEKVEVAELIGMDPNPFTHRIIINKGERDGVVLGQPVLDARGLMGQVVELMPYTSRVLLLTDTTHSIPVQVNRNGLRAIASGTGNPERLELRHVADTADIKEGDLLVSSGLGQRFPAGYPVATVKEVIHDSGQPFAIVRAVPTAALNRSRYLLLVFSDSRTAEERANDAAQAQEQLDAHGGGPMLPASVPKPLIMPATPSTATAAPAAEAAAPAATPAKPAASKPPAAAPAAAKPPAASKPPAKPPATTGGRE; this is translated from the coding sequence ATTAAACCGCTTTTCACCAAGGGCCCTTCGTTGGGCGTACGCCTGTTGGTGCTGGCCGTGCTCGCGGTCGCGCTGATGGTGGTCGATGCGCGTTTCGACCTGCTCAAGCCCGCGCGCAAACAAGCGTCGCTGGTGCTCATGGACGCCTACTGGATCACTGACCTGCCCGGCCGCTTGTGGGAAGGGGTCGCCAGCCAGTTCGGCAGCCGCACCGAGCTCGTCGCCGAAAACGAAAAACTCAAGACCGAAAACCTGCTGTTGCAGGGACGCATGCAAAAGCTCGCGGCCCTGACCGAGCAGAACGTTCGGCTGCGCGAGCTGCTCAATTCCTCTGCGCTGGTCAACGAAAAGGTCGAAGTGGCCGAGTTGATCGGCATGGACCCCAACCCCTTCACCCATCGCATCATCATCAACAAAGGCGAGCGCGACGGCGTGGTGCTCGGCCAACCGGTGCTCGATGCACGGGGGCTGATGGGCCAGGTGGTGGAATTGATGCCTTACACCTCGCGTGTCCTGCTGCTGACCGACACCACCCACAGCATTCCGGTGCAGGTGAACCGCAACGGTCTGCGCGCGATTGCCAGTGGCACCGGTAACCCGGAGCGCCTGGAATTGCGTCATGTCGCCGACACGGCGGACATCAAGGAAGGCGATCTGCTGGTCAGTTCCGGTCTCGGCCAGCGTTTCCCGGCCGGTTATCCGGTGGCCACGGTCAAGGAAGTCATCCACGATTCCGGCCAACCGTTTGCCATTGTCCGCGCTGTGCCGACCGCCGCCCTGAACCGCAGCCGCTACCTGCTGCTGGTGTTCAGCGACAGCCGCACCGCAGAGGAACGCGCCAATGACGCCGCCCAGGCCCAGGAACAGCTCGACGCCCACGGTGGCGGCCCGATGTTGCCGGCCAGCGTGCCGAAACCGTTGATCATGCCTGCCACGCCTTCCACCGCTACCGCCGCGCCGGCCGCCGAAGCCGCAGCGCCTGCCGCCACGCCAGCCAAGCCCGCCGCGAGCAAACCGCCCGCTGCCGCGCCGGCCGCGGCCAAGCCACCGGCCGCCAGCAAACCACCGGCGAAACCGCCAGCGACTACCGGGGGACGAGAATAA
- the mreD gene encoding rod shape-determining protein MreD, with translation MVGAKKSANGWMIWLTFFVGILLSVSPLPIFMEILRPLWLALLVTFWALYMPHTVGMVTAFCLGLAEDVLQGDLLGQNALILTLITFLVLSLQQRLRMFPMWQQCLVILVIFGLAQLAQLWLSALTGNRQPTLALVLPALVSALLWPWVSFALRGMCRRYRIY, from the coding sequence ATGGTCGGCGCGAAAAAATCCGCAAACGGCTGGATGATCTGGCTGACCTTCTTCGTCGGCATCCTGCTCAGCGTTTCACCGTTGCCGATCTTCATGGAAATCCTCCGCCCGCTGTGGCTGGCCTTGCTCGTGACCTTTTGGGCGCTGTACATGCCGCACACGGTCGGCATGGTCACCGCGTTCTGTCTGGGGCTGGCCGAAGATGTCCTGCAGGGCGACCTGCTTGGGCAGAACGCGCTGATCCTGACCCTGATCACGTTCCTTGTACTGTCGTTGCAGCAGCGTCTGCGCATGTTCCCGATGTGGCAACAGTGCCTGGTGATCCTGGTGATCTTCGGCCTCGCACAACTGGCGCAACTGTGGCTCAGCGCCTTGACCGGCAATCGCCAACCAACCCTGGCGTTGGTCTTGCCGGCACTGGTCAGTGCCTTGCTCTGGCCGTGGGTCAGCTTCGCCCTGCGCGGGATGTGCCGACGCTACAGAATCTATTGA
- a CDS encoding Maf family protein, translated as MKLLYLASGSPRRRELLTQVGVQFSAISADIDETPLPDESPSAYVERLARGKAEAGRRSVVSDRPFCVLGADTAVVFDGKILGKPVDEADACAMLMMLSGNEHEVLTAIAVLEGERCESRVVRSRVHFRTISRDEAAAYWASGEPRDKAGGYGIQGLGAVFVAGLEGSYSAVVGLPLCETCEVLGHFGIPCWQNLNTP; from the coding sequence ATGAAACTGCTTTACCTCGCCTCCGGCTCACCGCGTCGCCGTGAATTGCTCACGCAGGTCGGCGTGCAGTTCTCCGCCATCAGTGCGGATATCGACGAAACCCCGCTTCCTGATGAATCCCCTTCAGCCTATGTCGAACGCCTCGCGCGCGGCAAGGCTGAGGCCGGTCGCCGCTCGGTCGTCTCTGATCGGCCGTTCTGCGTGCTCGGCGCCGACACTGCTGTGGTGTTCGACGGCAAAATTCTTGGCAAACCGGTGGACGAAGCCGATGCATGCGCCATGCTGATGATGTTGTCCGGCAACGAACACGAAGTGCTGACGGCCATCGCCGTGCTCGAAGGCGAGCGTTGCGAGTCGCGGGTGGTGCGCAGTCGGGTGCATTTCCGCACGATCAGCCGCGATGAGGCCGCCGCCTACTGGGCCAGTGGCGAACCGCGTGACAAGGCCGGCGGTTACGGCATTCAGGGCCTCGGTGCGGTGTTTGTCGCCGGGCTCGAAGGCAGCTATTCGGCGGTGGTCGGCCTGCCGTTGTGCGAAACCTGCGAGGTGTTGGGCCATTTCGGCATACCCTGTTGGCAAAACCTGAACACGCCCTGA
- the rng gene encoding ribonuclease G, translating to MSEEILINITPMESRVAVVENGVLQEVHVERTQKRGIVGNIYKGKIVRVLPGMQAAFVDIGLDRAAFIHAAEISLREGPAVESISSLVHEGQSLVVQVTKDPIGSKGARLTTQLSIPSRYLVYMPRTAHVGISLKIEDEAERERLKQVVSDCVAKEGIKEAGGFILRTAAEGAGADEILMDIRYLRRLWDQINEQIKTIAAPSVIYEDLGLALRTLRDLVNPKIEKIRIDSRETFQKTTQFVAELMPEIADRLEHYPGERPIFDLYGVEDEIQRALERKVPLKSGGYLVIDPAEAMTTIDVNTGAFVGHRNLEETIFKTNLEAATAIARQMRLRNLGGIIIIDFIDMEDEEHQRQVLRTLEKQLERDHAKTNIIGITELGLVQMTRKRTRESLEQVLCEPCSSCQGRGKLKTAETICYEIFREILREARAYQAEGYRVLANQKVVDRLLDEESGNVAELEGFIGRTIRFQVETMYSQEQYDVVLL from the coding sequence ATGAGTGAAGAGATTCTGATCAACATCACGCCGATGGAGTCGCGCGTGGCGGTGGTCGAAAACGGTGTGCTGCAAGAAGTCCACGTCGAGCGCACGCAGAAACGCGGGATCGTCGGCAACATCTATAAAGGCAAGATCGTCCGTGTTCTTCCGGGCATGCAGGCGGCATTCGTCGACATCGGTCTGGATCGCGCCGCCTTCATTCACGCCGCTGAAATCTCCCTGCGCGAAGGCCCGGCGGTAGAAAGCATCAGCTCGCTCGTGCATGAAGGCCAGAGTCTGGTGGTGCAGGTCACCAAGGATCCGATCGGTTCCAAAGGTGCGCGCCTGACCACGCAACTGTCGATCCCTTCACGCTACCTGGTGTACATGCCGCGCACCGCTCACGTTGGCATTTCCCTGAAGATCGAAGACGAAGCCGAACGCGAGCGCCTCAAGCAGGTGGTGAGTGATTGCGTGGCCAAAGAAGGCATCAAGGAAGCCGGCGGCTTCATTTTGCGCACCGCCGCTGAAGGCGCAGGCGCTGACGAAATCCTCATGGACATCCGTTACCTGCGCCGGCTCTGGGACCAGATCAATGAGCAGATCAAGACCATCGCCGCGCCAAGCGTGATCTACGAAGACCTCGGCCTGGCCCTGCGCACCCTGCGTGATCTGGTCAATCCGAAGATCGAGAAGATCCGCATAGATTCCCGGGAAACCTTCCAGAAAACCACGCAATTCGTCGCCGAACTGATGCCGGAAATCGCCGATCGTCTGGAGCACTATCCGGGTGAGCGGCCGATCTTCGATCTGTACGGCGTCGAAGACGAAATCCAGCGCGCGCTGGAGCGCAAGGTGCCGCTGAAGTCTGGCGGCTATCTGGTCATCGATCCGGCGGAAGCCATGACCACCATCGACGTCAACACCGGGGCGTTCGTCGGTCACCGCAACCTCGAAGAAACCATTTTCAAGACCAATCTCGAAGCGGCCACCGCGATTGCCCGGCAGATGCGCCTGCGCAATCTCGGCGGGATCATCATCATCGACTTCATCGACATGGAAGATGAAGAGCACCAGCGCCAGGTCCTGCGCACTCTGGAGAAACAGCTGGAGCGCGATCACGCCAAGACCAACATCATCGGTATCACCGAGTTGGGCCTGGTGCAGATGACCCGCAAGCGCACCCGTGAAAGCCTTGAACAGGTGCTGTGCGAACCATGCAGCAGTTGCCAGGGACGCGGCAAACTGAAAACCGCCGAAACCATCTGTTACGAGATTTTCCGCGAGATTCTGCGCGAGGCTCGTGCCTATCAGGCCGAGGGTTACCGGGTACTGGCCAACCAGAAAGTGGTCGATCGCCTGCTCGACGAAGAGTCCGGTAACGTCGCCGAGCTTGAAGGCTTTATCGGTCGCACCATACGCTTCCAGGTGGAAACCATGTATTCCCAGGAACAATATGACGTGGTGCTGCTCTGA
- a CDS encoding YhdP family protein, protein MERLTRILAALTRWGLGLCALVLVLMALYVSLGRELTPLVAEYRADIEDKASAALGMPLQIGELEGNWSGFAPILLAHDVMVGDGANALRLDRVRVVPDLWASVLAREVRLAHIELNGLKISLKEAEDGTWALEGLPVQKDQPLDAAQLFQRSQMIRQLSVLDSQVTLQPLDHPPMTLTYVGLNLRTGASRQRLDARLTLPDGQPVALSLRSQLRPDQWQNSAIEGYASLPQSDWSKWLPERLTQQWNFSEIKAGGELWVDWAEGALQSAALRLNAPQVTGAYAERKPIQINNLALNAYYRNSAEGVNVTLDSLAMSFGETRWESRVQIQQTRASAKAEELWHLQADRLDLTPITPLLNALGPLPQSLATVVERLKVTGGLRNVLMDFRPTATDGNKFGFAANLDNVGFDAYHGAPAARNVSGSLSGNLDGGELRLDSKDFVLHLDPIFAKPWQYLQANARLTWKLDKDGFTLIAPYLKVLGEEGKIAGDFLIRLHFDHSQEDYMDLRVGLVDGDGRYTAKYLPAVLSPALDEWLRTAILNGAVDQGFFQYQGSLNKNAGEADRSISLFFKVHDAELAFQPGWPHVSKVSGDVFIEDSGVRIWASKGQLLDTQVSDVFVNIPHVPAGQNSHLLLDGAFAGGLGDGLKILQDAPIGTGETFAGWEGAGDLNGKLKLDIPLAKGEQPKILVDFKTANARLKLAEPKLELSQLKGDFRFDSNKGLSGQNISARAFDKPVTAQIFADGSPNQIKTRVAASGQVEVKKLTDWLGVTQPLPVSGTLPYQLQLNLSGADSQLMVSSSLKGVAVDLPAPFGMAADVGRDTVFRMTLQGQERRYWVNYDQLANFTFAAPPSNFADGRGELFLGTGEAVLPGAKGLRIRGVLSELDVAPWQDLANKYAGQDPGGSAKQLLSSADIKVGKLTAFGTTLDQASVQINRKPGAWNLALDSQQAKGSASLPDAKGVPIAVNLQYVKLPAPDPAVQADENAPDPLASVDPTKIPALDITLNQLFLGPDLVGGWSLKVRPTAKGIALNNLDMGLKGILLQGNGGWEGTPGSTSSWYKGRIGGKNLADVLKGWGFAPSVTSEEFHMDVDGRWPGSPAWLATKRFSGTLDASLNKGQFVEVEGGAQALRVFGLLNFNSIGRRLRLDFSDLFGKGLSYDRVKGLLVANNGVYVTREPIRLTGPSSNLELDGTLDLVDDKVDAKLLVTLPVTNNLPIAALIVGAPAVGGALFLIDKLIGDRVARFASVKYTVKGPWKEPKITFDKPF, encoded by the coding sequence ATGGAGCGTCTGACACGCATACTGGCCGCACTCACCCGCTGGGGGCTGGGCCTGTGCGCGTTGGTTCTGGTGTTGATGGCGCTATACGTCAGCCTCGGCCGCGAGCTGACGCCACTGGTGGCCGAATACCGCGCCGACATCGAAGACAAGGCCAGTGCCGCCCTCGGCATGCCCTTGCAGATCGGTGAGCTGGAAGGCAACTGGAGCGGTTTCGCGCCGATCCTGCTGGCCCATGACGTGATGGTCGGCGACGGTGCCAACGCACTGCGCCTTGATCGCGTGCGGGTAGTGCCGGATCTGTGGGCCAGTGTGTTGGCTCGCGAAGTGCGCCTCGCGCATATCGAACTCAATGGTCTGAAGATCAGCCTCAAGGAAGCCGAAGACGGCACCTGGGCGCTGGAAGGCTTGCCGGTGCAGAAGGATCAACCGTTAGATGCGGCGCAACTGTTCCAGCGCTCGCAGATGATCAGGCAATTGTCGGTGCTCGACAGCCAGGTGACCCTGCAACCACTCGATCACCCGCCCATGACGCTCACCTATGTCGGCCTCAATCTGCGCACCGGCGCAAGCCGTCAGCGGCTCGACGCGCGTCTGACCTTGCCCGATGGCCAGCCCGTTGCGCTGAGCCTGCGCAGCCAGCTTCGTCCCGATCAATGGCAGAACAGCGCCATCGAGGGTTACGCCAGCCTGCCGCAGAGCGACTGGTCGAAGTGGCTGCCCGAGCGGCTGACCCAGCAATGGAATTTTTCCGAGATCAAGGCCGGCGGCGAACTCTGGGTCGATTGGGCCGAAGGCGCATTGCAGAGCGCCGCGTTGCGCTTGAATGCGCCGCAAGTGACGGGCGCCTACGCCGAGCGCAAGCCAATCCAGATCAACAATCTGGCGCTCAACGCCTACTACCGCAACAGCGCCGAGGGCGTGAACGTCACCCTCGATTCACTGGCGATGAGCTTTGGCGAAACCCGCTGGGAATCCCGCGTGCAGATACAGCAGACCCGCGCCAGCGCCAAGGCTGAAGAGCTCTGGCATTTGCAGGCGGATCGCCTCGATCTGACCCCGATTACGCCGCTGCTCAATGCGCTGGGCCCTTTGCCGCAGAGTCTTGCCACGGTGGTTGAACGCTTGAAAGTGACCGGCGGCCTGCGCAATGTTCTGATGGATTTCCGTCCGACTGCCACCGACGGCAACAAATTCGGCTTTGCCGCCAACCTCGACAACGTCGGTTTTGACGCCTACCACGGCGCTCCGGCGGCGCGAAATGTCAGCGGCAGCCTCAGCGGCAATCTCGACGGCGGCGAGTTGCGCCTCGACAGCAAGGATTTCGTCCTGCACCTCGATCCGATTTTCGCCAAGCCATGGCAATACCTGCAGGCCAATGCGCGCCTGACCTGGAAACTCGACAAGGATGGCTTCACCCTGATCGCGCCGTATCTGAAGGTGTTGGGCGAGGAGGGCAAGATTGCCGGCGACTTCCTCATCCGCCTGCACTTCGACCATAGCCAGGAAGACTACATGGACCTGCGCGTCGGTCTGGTCGACGGCGACGGTCGCTATACCGCCAAATACCTGCCGGCCGTGTTGAGCCCAGCGCTTGATGAATGGCTGCGCACGGCGATCCTCAACGGTGCGGTGGATCAGGGCTTCTTCCAGTATCAGGGTTCGCTGAACAAGAACGCCGGTGAGGCTGACCGCAGCATCAGTCTGTTCTTCAAAGTGCACGACGCCGAACTGGCCTTTCAGCCGGGGTGGCCACATGTGAGCAAGGTCAGTGGCGATGTGTTCATCGAAGACAGCGGCGTGCGCATCTGGGCCAGCAAAGGCCAGTTGCTCGACACGCAGGTCAGCGATGTCTTCGTCAATATTCCTCATGTACCGGCCGGACAGAATTCGCATCTGTTGCTTGATGGCGCATTTGCCGGTGGCCTGGGCGATGGCTTGAAGATCCTCCAGGACGCGCCGATCGGCACTGGCGAGACCTTTGCCGGTTGGGAAGGCGCGGGCGATCTCAACGGCAAGCTCAAGCTCGATATTCCGCTGGCCAAGGGCGAGCAGCCGAAAATCCTCGTCGACTTCAAAACCGCCAATGCGCGGCTGAAACTGGCCGAGCCGAAGCTGGAACTGAGCCAGCTCAAGGGCGATTTCCGCTTCGACAGCAACAAAGGCCTCAGCGGTCAGAACATTTCTGCGCGGGCCTTCGACAAACCGGTCACTGCGCAGATCTTCGCGGATGGCAGCCCCAACCAGATCAAGACTCGGGTGGCGGCGTCGGGGCAGGTCGAAGTCAAAAAGCTTACCGACTGGCTGGGCGTCACCCAACCGTTGCCGGTGTCCGGGACCCTGCCTTATCAGTTGCAGCTGAATCTTTCCGGGGCCGACAGCCAGTTGATGGTCAGCTCCAGCCTCAAGGGCGTGGCGGTGGATCTGCCGGCGCCTTTCGGCATGGCCGCCGATGTCGGGCGGGACACGGTGTTCCGCATGACTCTGCAAGGTCAGGAGCGGCGCTACTGGGTCAACTACGACCAATTGGCCAATTTCACCTTCGCCGCGCCACCGAGCAATTTCGCCGATGGCCGTGGCGAGCTGTTTCTCGGCACGGGCGAAGCCGTCCTGCCGGGCGCCAAAGGCCTGCGGATTCGCGGCGTGCTGTCGGAGCTGGACGTGGCGCCGTGGCAGGATCTGGCCAATAAATACGCCGGGCAGGATCCTGGCGGTAGCGCCAAGCAACTGCTCAGCAGCGCTGACATCAAGGTCGGCAAACTGACTGCGTTCGGCACCACACTGGATCAGGCCTCGGTGCAGATCAATCGCAAGCCCGGCGCATGGAATCTCGCTCTCGACAGCCAGCAGGCCAAGGGCAGCGCCAGTCTGCCGGACGCCAAAGGCGTGCCGATCGCGGTGAATCTGCAGTACGTGAAACTGCCGGCGCCGGACCCGGCCGTGCAGGCTGACGAAAACGCGCCGGATCCACTGGCCTCTGTCGACCCGACAAAAATTCCGGCGCTGGATATCACCCTTAACCAACTGTTCCTCGGTCCCGATCTGGTCGGTGGCTGGTCGCTGAAAGTAAGGCCGACCGCCAAAGGCATCGCCCTGAACAACCTCGACATGGGGCTCAAAGGCATCCTTCTGCAAGGCAACGGCGGCTGGGAAGGCACGCCGGGTTCGACCAGCAGCTGGTACAAGGGCCGCATTGGCGGCAAGAACCTGGCTGACGTGCTCAAGGGCTGGGGCTTCGCGCCGAGCGTGACCAGCGAAGAATTCCACATGGACGTCGACGGCCGTTGGCCGGGCTCGCCGGCGTGGCTGGCGACCAAGCGTTTCTCCGGCACCCTCGACGCCTCGCTGAACAAGGGCCAGTTTGTCGAGGTCGAGGGCGGCGCTCAGGCGTTGCGGGTGTTCGGCCTGCTCAACTTCAACTCGATTGGCCGGCGTTTGCGTCTGGATTTCTCCGACCTGTTCGGCAAAGGCTTGAGCTACGACCGGGTCAAGGGTTTGCTGGTGGCGAACAATGGCGTCTACGTCACCCGTGAGCCGATTCGCCTGACCGGGCCTTCGAGCAACCTCGAGCTGGACGGCACGCTGGATCTGGTTGACGACAAGGTCGATGCGAAATTGCTGGTGACCTTGCCGGTGACCAACAATCTGCCGATTGCTGCGCTGATCGTCGGCGCACCGGCGGTAGGCGGCGCGCTATTTCTCATCGACAAACTGATCGGTGACCGCGTGGCGCGCTTCGCCAGCGTCAAGTACACCGTCAAAGGCCCATGGAAAGAGCCGAAAATCACCTTCGACAAGCCTTTTTAA
- a CDS encoding carbon-nitrogen hydrolase family protein, whose translation MSLAVIQMVSQSDVLANLAQARRLLEQAAAGGAKLAVLPENFAAMGRRDVADIGRAEALGEGPILPWLKQTARDLTLWIVAGTLPLPPLGQPTAKANACSLLVDDHGEIVARYDKLHLFDVDVADNRGRYRESDDYAYGGGVVVADTPVGRVGLSVCYDLRFPELYSELRAAGAELITAPSAFTAVTGAAHWDVLIRARAIETQCYVLAAAQGGTHPGPRETFGHAAIVDPWGRVLSQQDQGEAVLLAARDSDEQASIRARMPVTRHRRFFSQGAQRPASEHEFKA comes from the coding sequence ATGTCTTTAGCGGTGATTCAAATGGTCAGCCAGAGCGACGTGCTGGCCAACCTGGCCCAGGCCCGACGCCTGCTTGAACAGGCAGCCGCCGGCGGGGCGAAACTCGCGGTGCTGCCGGAAAACTTCGCCGCCATGGGCCGTCGCGACGTGGCCGATATCGGCCGCGCCGAGGCTTTGGGCGAAGGGCCGATCCTGCCCTGGTTGAAACAGACCGCCCGCGACCTCACCTTATGGATAGTCGCCGGTACATTGCCGTTGCCACCGCTGGGCCAACCCACGGCCAAAGCCAATGCCTGCTCGCTGTTGGTCGATGATCACGGCGAGATCGTCGCGCGTTATGACAAGCTGCATCTGTTCGATGTCGATGTCGCCGACAATCGTGGCCGGTATCGTGAATCCGATGACTATGCTTATGGCGGTGGCGTGGTGGTGGCGGATACACCGGTAGGCCGCGTCGGTCTGAGCGTGTGTTACGACTTGCGCTTCCCAGAGTTGTACAGCGAATTGCGCGCCGCCGGTGCCGAGTTGATTACTGCACCGTCGGCGTTTACTGCCGTGACCGGCGCCGCGCATTGGGATGTGCTGATCCGTGCACGGGCCATCGAAACACAATGTTATGTGCTGGCGGCAGCACAGGGCGGCACCCATCCGGGGCCTCGGGAAACCTTCGGGCATGCGGCGATTGTCGACCCGTGGGGACGCGTGCTGTCCCAGCAGGATCAAGGCGAGGCGGTGTTGCTGGCCGCCCGCGACAGCGATGAACAAGCGTCCATCCGGGCGCGCATGCCGGTGACGCGTCATCGGCGGTTTTTCTCGCAGGGCGCCCAGCGGCCTGCTTCAGAACACGAATTTAAGGCGTAA
- the tldD gene encoding metalloprotease TldD, whose amino-acid sequence MSELLSSVSDHLLAPGGVTIESLQGVLGDLAGPGIDAADLYFQGQISESWALEDGIVKEGSFNLDQGVGVRAQSGEKTGFAYSNAITLEALGAAARAARSISRAGQNGTVQAFTSQDVAQLYAPDNPLEVLSRAEKVELLKRIDVATRALDPRIQQVSVSMAGVWERILVASTDGGLAADVRPLVRFNVSVIVEQNGRRERGGHGGGGRTDYRYFLAEDRAMGYAREALRQALVNLEAIPAPAGTLPVVLGSGWSGVLLHEAVGHGLEGDFNRKGSSAYSGRMGEMVASKLCTIVDDGTLSGRRGSLSVDDEGTPTECTTLIENGVLKGYMQDKLNARLMGVARTGNGRRESYAHLPMPRMTNTYMLGGESDPAEIIASVKKGIYCANLGGGQVDITSGKFVFSTSEAYLIEDGKITAPVKGATLIGNGPEAMSRVSMVGNDLALDSGVGTCGKDGQSVPVGVGQPTLKIDAITVGGTGA is encoded by the coding sequence ATGAGCGAGTTGTTGTCCTCAGTCAGTGATCACCTGTTGGCACCCGGCGGTGTCACGATCGAGAGCCTGCAAGGCGTGCTCGGCGATCTGGCCGGGCCGGGCATCGATGCCGCCGACCTGTATTTCCAGGGCCAGATCTCCGAGTCGTGGGCGCTGGAAGACGGCATCGTCAAGGAAGGCAGCTTCAACCTCGACCAAGGTGTCGGCGTACGTGCGCAGTCCGGTGAAAAAACCGGATTTGCCTACAGCAATGCGATCACCCTCGAAGCCCTCGGCGCCGCGGCCCGTGCCGCACGCTCGATCTCCCGCGCCGGGCAGAATGGCACCGTGCAGGCGTTCACCAGCCAGGACGTCGCGCAACTGTATGCACCGGATAACCCGCTGGAAGTGCTCAGCCGCGCGGAAAAAGTCGAATTGCTCAAACGCATCGACGTCGCCACCCGCGCACTCGATCCACGCATTCAGCAGGTCAGCGTGAGCATGGCCGGCGTCTGGGAGCGGATTCTGGTTGCCTCCACCGACGGTGGTCTGGCCGCTGATGTGCGCCCATTGGTGCGCTTCAATGTCAGTGTCATCGTTGAACAGAATGGCCGGCGCGAGCGCGGCGGGCATGGCGGCGGCGGGCGTACCGATTACCGCTACTTCCTCGCCGAAGACCGCGCCATGGGCTATGCCCGCGAAGCACTGCGTCAGGCACTGGTCAATCTGGAAGCGATTCCGGCGCCGGCCGGTACCTTGCCGGTGGTGCTCGGTTCCGGCTGGTCCGGCGTGCTGCTGCACGAAGCGGTCGGCCATGGTCTGGAAGGCGATTTCAACCGCAAGGGCAGCTCCGCCTACAGCGGGCGCATGGGCGAAATGGTTGCTTCCAAACTCTGCACCATCGTCGATGACGGCACCTTGAGCGGCCGTCGCGGTTCACTGAGCGTCGACGACGAAGGCACGCCGACCGAGTGCACCACGCTGATCGAAAACGGCGTGCTCAAGGGCTACATGCAAGACAAGCTCAACGCGCGGCTGATGGGCGTGGCGCGTACCGGTAACGGTCGCCGCGAATCCTATGCGCATCTGCCGATGCCGCGCATGACCAACACCTACATGCTCGGTGGCGAAAGCGATCCGGCGGAAATCATCGCCTCGGTGAAGAAGGGCATCTATTGCGCCAACCTCGGCGGCGGTCAGGTCGACATCACCAGCGGCAAGTTCGTGTTCTCCACCAGCGAGGCGTATCTGATCGAGGACGGCAAGATCACCGCGCCGGTCAAAGGCGCGACGTTGATCGGCAACGGCCCAGAGGCGATGAGCCGGGTGTCGATGGTCGGTAACGATCTGGCGCTGGACAGCGGTGTGGGCACGTGCGGCAAGGATGGGCAGTCGGTGCCGGTGGGTGTCGGCCAGCCAACGCTGAAAATCGATGCGATCACCGTGGGTGGCACGGGCGCATAA
- the yjgA gene encoding ribosome biogenesis factor YjgA, whose amino-acid sequence MVDSYDDSLDTGEKSKSQVKRELHALVDLGERLTTLKPDLVAKLPLTDALRRALADAPKHTANIARKRHLQFIGKLMRDQDTDAILILLDQLDASTRQYNERFHNLERWRDRLIAGDDAVLEKFVVEYPDADRQQLRSLIRQAQHEVAQNKPPASSRKIFKYIRELDETQRGLR is encoded by the coding sequence ATGGTTGATTCTTACGACGACTCCCTCGATACGGGAGAAAAAAGCAAATCTCAGGTCAAACGCGAGCTGCATGCGCTGGTTGACCTCGGCGAGCGCCTGACCACACTCAAGCCTGATCTGGTCGCCAAACTGCCCTTGACCGACGCTCTGCGCCGGGCACTGGCCGATGCGCCCAAGCACACCGCGAACATCGCGCGTAAACGGCATTTGCAGTTCATCGGCAAACTGATGCGCGATCAGGACACTGACGCGATTCTGATTCTGCTCGATCAACTCGATGCCTCCACTCGCCAGTACAACGAGCGTTTCCATAATCTGGAACGCTGGCGTGACCGCCTGATCGCGGGCGATGACGCCGTGCTGGAGAAATTCGTCGTCGAGTACCCGGACGCCGATCGCCAGCAATTGCGTTCCCTGATCCGTCAGGCCCAGCATGAGGTTGCGCAAAACAAACCCCCAGCTTCGAGCCGCAAGATCTTCAAATACATTCGGGAGCTGGACGAGACTCAACGCGGCCTGCGTTGA